The Paludisphaera borealis genome contains a region encoding:
- a CDS encoding tyrosine-type recombinase/integrase has product MSNGLVKVSSASVPATGEAAPLPSLVERAGGAARFAWDEYFYAVHHNPHTQKAYLRAVRRFLDWCEGQGRELPTITPGQVGQYLVGLGGSPAKRNLALSALRGFFDRLVNRHVVVLNPATSVKGVKDQVVEGKTPEITVEQARTLLASVDTGHVVGLRDRAVLATLAYTACRAGAAAKLRLGDFQHDGSQSVLRFQEKGGKSREIPVRHDLDGFIRAYVEAAGVGGQPKDSPLFRAAVNGTSRTLTGNPLTSKRICELVKRRLKDAGLPSRLSPHSFRVAAITDLLTQGVPLEDVQYLAGHAEPRTTGLYDRRQKKVTRNIVERISI; this is encoded by the coding sequence ATGTCTAACGGGTTGGTCAAGGTCTCATCGGCAAGCGTTCCTGCGACCGGTGAGGCGGCCCCGCTGCCGTCGCTGGTGGAGCGGGCGGGGGGGGCTGCGCGGTTCGCCTGGGATGAGTATTTCTACGCCGTGCACCACAACCCGCACACGCAGAAAGCCTACCTGCGGGCGGTGCGGAGGTTCCTGGACTGGTGCGAGGGGCAGGGGAGGGAGCTGCCGACGATCACGCCGGGCCAGGTCGGGCAGTATCTCGTCGGCCTGGGCGGCTCGCCCGCCAAGCGGAACCTGGCCCTGTCGGCGTTGCGGGGCTTCTTCGACCGTCTGGTCAACCGGCACGTCGTGGTGCTCAATCCGGCCACGTCGGTCAAAGGCGTGAAGGATCAGGTGGTGGAGGGCAAGACGCCGGAGATCACCGTCGAGCAGGCCCGCACGCTGCTGGCGTCGGTGGACACGGGTCATGTCGTCGGCCTGCGTGACCGGGCGGTCCTCGCCACGCTGGCTTACACCGCATGTCGGGCGGGGGCGGCGGCCAAGCTGCGGTTGGGGGATTTCCAGCACGACGGATCGCAGTCGGTGCTGCGGTTCCAGGAGAAGGGGGGCAAGAGCCGGGAAATCCCGGTGCGGCACGACCTGGACGGCTTCATCCGGGCCTACGTCGAGGCGGCGGGCGTCGGCGGCCAGCCGAAGGATTCGCCGCTGTTCCGGGCGGCGGTCAACGGTACGTCGAGGACGCTCACCGGCAACCCGCTCACCAGCAAGCGGATCTGCGAGTTGGTCAAGCGGCGACTGAAAGACGCCGGGCTGCCGTCGCGGCTGTCGCCCCACAGTTTTCGGGTGGCGGCGATCACCGACCTGCTGACCCAGGGCGTGCCCCTGGAGGACGTGCAGTATCTGGCCGGGCACGCGGAGCCGCGTACCACCGGACTTTACGACCGTCGGCAGAAGAAAGTCACGCGGAATATTGTGGAGCGGATTTCAATCTGA
- a CDS encoding TIR domain-containing protein, with amino-acid sequence MLVVTCHSTTASGRRFTGFLQSNIGTIEDLQTIVKVCGFSIVETREQENCKQIRTSDGAIVNWYPSTGTLTPQGKADIKKRFIDAWDSYHGTPSSMQSSAEEVPLPVHPSNPMNASKKVFVVHGHDSVAREQLELIIHKLGLNPFVLANSGGGGLTIIEALEKEIGPSNNQARFGIVLMTPDDIGYSKVDGVEKAEPRARQNVVLELGMLISAIGRPNIAILRKGHLEEPSDAKGVLYIPFNDHVKEVVPKLTNRLREAGFILNPDAIANASA; translated from the coding sequence TTGCTCGTAGTCACATGTCATTCTACGACCGCCAGTGGACGACGGTTCACTGGTTTTCTACAGAGCAACATTGGGACGATTGAAGATCTTCAAACCATCGTCAAGGTATGCGGCTTCTCGATTGTCGAGACGCGAGAGCAGGAGAATTGTAAGCAGATTCGTACGTCTGACGGGGCAATTGTCAACTGGTATCCTTCAACTGGAACCCTGACACCGCAAGGCAAGGCGGATATTAAGAAGCGATTCATCGACGCTTGGGATTCTTACCACGGAACACCATCATCCATGCAATCGTCGGCAGAGGAAGTTCCATTGCCCGTGCATCCGTCGAATCCCATGAACGCATCCAAAAAAGTATTCGTCGTGCATGGTCATGATTCGGTGGCACGTGAACAGCTTGAGCTGATCATCCATAAACTAGGTCTTAACCCTTTTGTATTGGCCAACTCAGGCGGCGGCGGTCTGACGATCATCGAAGCCTTGGAGAAGGAGATCGGCCCAAGTAACAATCAAGCACGCTTCGGCATAGTGCTCATGACACCGGACGATATCGGCTATTCAAAAGTCGATGGTGTCGAAAAAGCGGAACCCCGTGCTCGTCAAAACGTAGTCCTCGAACTAGGTATGCTGATTTCAGCTATCGGACGCCCGAACATTGCGATTCTTCGCAAGGGTCATCTTGAGGAGCCGTCTGACGCCAAAGGGGTCTTGTACATACCATTTAATGATCATGTTAAAGAGGTGGTGCCAAAGTTGACCAACCGCTTACGTGAGGCCGGTTTCATTCTCAACCCTGATGCGATTGCGAATGCATCGGCGTAA